A stretch of the Aegilops tauschii subsp. strangulata cultivar AL8/78 chromosome 4, Aet v6.0, whole genome shotgun sequence genome encodes the following:
- the LOC141021893 gene encoding uncharacterized protein, translating into MASPGSSGTTRSRRTNPFEGPDPVVIRDLNILARVPFVLDHLTSTYYAWKTYFSLVFREHNIRDHIDGSVDSRFMEDEEEWTSIDATLIRWFYTTISKDLFHTVVSADDDAHTVWTKLNGLFTDNALQRKVFLHGEFFGCQQLDSSVDDYYMRLKKLVNELRDLGEKVSDELLLSTLIAGLSDNFGNAASNIPLITNQTFPKIVAYLKLEERRMRMSRTRATHTALTASTRGGAAPTAPPRPAPGPFQAPPPPGFPYPQPQPAPPPLPAEQQRRRRGGRHGRGGRKQQQ; encoded by the coding sequence ATGGCCTCCCCTGGCTCCTCCGGCACCACCCGCAGCCGCCGCACCAATCCGTTCGAAGGCCCCGATCCCGTCGTCATCCGCGACCTCAACATCCTCGCTCGAGTTCCCTTCGTCCTCGACCACCTCACCTCCACCTACTATGCATGGAAGACGTACTTCTCCCTTGTGTTCCGGGAGCACAACATCCGGGATCACATCGATGGCTCCGTGGATTCCCGCTTCATGGAGGATGAGGAGGAGTGGACGTCCATCGACGCCACCCTCATTCGTTGGTTCTACACCACCATCTCGAAGGACCTCTTCCACACGGTGGTCTCCGCCGACGATGATGCTCACACCGTTTGGACCAAGCTCAAcggcctcttcaccgacaacGCGCTCCAACGCAAGGTTTTCTTGCACGGCGAGTTTTTTGGGTGCCAGCAGCTTGACTCGTCTGTCGACGATTACTACATGCGCCTCAAGAAGCTTGTTAACGAGCTTCGTGACCTTGGTGAGAAGGTCTCCGACGAGCTCCTCCTCAGCACCCTCATCGCTGGCCTGAGCGACAATTTCGGGAACGCCGCCTCCAACATCCCCCTCATCACCAACCAGACGTTCCCCAAGATCGTTGCCTACCTGAAGTTGGAGGAGAGGCGGATGCGGATGTCACGCACCCGGGCCACCCACACCGCCCTCACCGCCAGTACTCGCGGCGGTGCTGCGCCCACCGCCCCGCCGAGGCCCGCCCCGGGCCCCTTccaggcgccgccgccgcccgggttCCCCTACCCGCAGCCGCAGCCGGCTCCTCCGCCGCTTCCTGCCGAGCAGCAGCGGCGGCGCCGCGGGGGCCGCCATGGCCGCGGCGGCCGCAAACAGCAGCAGTAG